The proteins below are encoded in one region of Luteolibacter sp. Y139:
- a CDS encoding 4-alpha-glucanotransferase yields MSASLTRMSVRLAGLLLPAFTPRREGDLGIGDTRALKQWIDRCAANGIGFLQLLPLNETGGDDSPYNAITSVALEPLYLSMDARDIPGLEESDVELARVELGEHLQADRVNYAAVRQAKRALLEKAWSRFNSGPGDIAFFRFRREEKAWLENYCIYRWLMDQAGGSEAWDYWPEPLRTVEGAMAHLEASKAASAAVVEERLEFYAWVQWLCFVQWRSVREHADHKNVKLMGDIPIGVSRYSADVFFNREDFDLNWCGGAPPETLFKHDRFIQQWGQNWGIPLYRWDRMEAAGFPWWRQRISMLTDIFHIFRIDHVLGFYRIYSFPWQPQRNAEFLGLTEDEAVELTGGPLPGWSPRPDDTPENRELNRAEGDVRLKMVIEAARGAAVVGEDLGCVPEYVRPHLASLDVAGFRVPHWDADEEGHVILPDELPECSFATYATHDHDSLPAMWEGFREIAEDPEAEEGERSGAVNNLRLMAEFADIEPDQPYSAEVKEALFKALLDSKSRYAAIMITDLCDLTDRINSPGTVGPQNWSFRLPDSLESVALAELAKLRPLIQEAKRC; encoded by the coding sequence CATGTCCGTTCGACTCGCAGGCCTCCTCCTGCCCGCTTTCACGCCCCGCCGGGAGGGGGATCTTGGTATTGGTGATACGCGTGCCTTGAAGCAGTGGATCGACCGTTGCGCTGCGAATGGCATCGGCTTTCTGCAACTGCTGCCGCTGAATGAAACCGGTGGCGACGATAGTCCGTACAACGCGATTACCTCGGTGGCGCTGGAGCCATTGTACTTGTCGATGGATGCGCGGGATATTCCCGGCCTTGAGGAATCCGATGTCGAACTCGCGCGAGTCGAGCTCGGGGAGCATCTCCAGGCCGATCGCGTGAACTATGCCGCGGTTCGCCAGGCCAAGCGTGCTTTGTTGGAAAAAGCGTGGAGTCGCTTCAATTCCGGTCCGGGGGATATCGCCTTCTTCCGCTTCCGGCGGGAGGAGAAGGCGTGGCTGGAGAATTACTGCATCTATCGTTGGTTGATGGACCAGGCTGGTGGTTCCGAGGCTTGGGACTATTGGCCGGAGCCCTTGCGCACGGTGGAGGGGGCGATGGCCCACCTCGAAGCGAGCAAGGCAGCGAGCGCGGCGGTGGTGGAGGAGCGGCTGGAGTTTTACGCGTGGGTGCAGTGGCTGTGCTTTGTCCAGTGGCGCTCGGTCCGCGAGCATGCCGATCACAAGAACGTGAAGCTGATGGGCGATATCCCGATCGGCGTGAGCCGCTACTCGGCGGATGTGTTCTTCAATCGTGAGGACTTTGATCTGAATTGGTGCGGAGGTGCGCCGCCGGAGACACTCTTCAAGCATGATCGCTTCATCCAGCAGTGGGGGCAGAACTGGGGCATCCCGCTCTATCGGTGGGACCGGATGGAAGCGGCTGGTTTCCCGTGGTGGCGGCAGCGGATCTCGATGCTGACGGACATCTTCCACATCTTCCGGATCGATCACGTGCTCGGCTTTTACCGGATCTATTCATTCCCGTGGCAGCCACAGCGGAATGCCGAGTTTCTCGGTCTAACGGAGGACGAGGCGGTCGAGCTCACTGGCGGTCCCTTGCCGGGGTGGAGTCCACGGCCAGACGATACACCGGAGAATCGGGAGCTGAATCGCGCGGAGGGTGACGTGCGGTTGAAGATGGTCATCGAGGCTGCGCGTGGAGCGGCGGTCGTGGGCGAGGATCTCGGGTGCGTACCGGAGTATGTGAGGCCGCACCTTGCCTCGCTGGATGTCGCCGGCTTCCGGGTGCCGCACTGGGATGCCGATGAGGAGGGGCATGTGATCCTGCCTGATGAATTGCCCGAGTGTTCATTCGCCACCTATGCGACGCATGACCACGACTCATTGCCGGCGATGTGGGAAGGGTTCCGCGAAATCGCAGAGGATCCGGAGGCCGAAGAAGGCGAGCGTTCCGGGGCGGTGAACAATCTCCGGCTGATGGCCGAGTTCGCGGACATCGAGCCGGATCAACCTTACAGCGCGGAAGTGAAGGAAGCGTTGTTCAAGGCGCTGCTCGATTCCAAGTCGCGCTATGCTGCGATCATGATCACCGACTTGTGCGATCTCACCGACCGCATCAATTCACCGGGCACCGTGGGTCCGCAGAACTGGAGCTTCCGCCTGCCCGATTCACTGGAGAGCGTGGCGCTTGCGGAGCTTGCGAAGCTGCGTCCGCTGATTCAGGAAGCGAAGCGCTGTTAG
- a CDS encoding amino acid adenylation domain-containing protein produces the protein MTTRALTLDRPIVGPLPAVLDQRAAADAGRLAFRFLVDGEENERLLHYGELLRQARIQAANLVEAGASGKPVLLMHSPGLDFIIGLFACWYAGAIAVPAYPPSGNRHRQRLEAILRDSGAALAIGETPAKPIPGVRVLTWEELSTGQPFAGDAPYGEVPCLIQYTSGSTAKPKGVVLHHRHLRQHLAALGNTVRGLGIRSMLSWLPPYHDMGLILKILFSFDSGVPLTFFSPDHFVQRPVRWLRAISRYRAEFSGGPNFAFDLCLRSIRDEELAGLDLSCWTAAPTGAERIRIDTLQRFTRRFAPYGFRPETFLPGYGLAESTLIVTACRSGKFQSISHHPEAGQHVSCGPVIDGLSVRIADPATGQTLPPGKIGEIRVKGTSVAAGYWNHPEESARIFGAEGELHTGDRGYLENGELHVVGRIKDLIILGGTNVAPEDVEAALASAFPQFAAAAAFAGDTPTGEGLILAIESPRLPEKELAELATAIRRSIADSLELPIHRIVFVRTGTLPRTTSGKLQRSAAREAYQQRKLIVTFDEAALSPAIPPGGKWLDAVLDAVREVSGRDGVTAEDDLIAFGLSSIEATRLAALLRATTGVEVSLAELFSATSFGHLASSFEGRTGTPLPEIVPGSGRDSGLLTHSQERMGFLHQLEPESAAYHVFGALELEGPLDSLALERAYTTLLSRHSILRSRHRMNDGRLTVRLDDSPPPPIERSSGPREEVLHAFALRPFDLANESPIRALLIDCGKNHHIFALCAHHIVADGWSVRLLVRDLAAYYDAFTGGTQAPSPLAGPDYLDYAAWHRRWIEDGAADAATLYWKRRLTGHSGVMELATDFPRPAKPSSLGGAVERTVPAGLVERVTAFAKSRRVTPFMVQLAAFLLLLRRHGGDDDPVIAVPVANRNHAAAADLVGTLVNTLPFRLTLDPSETFLSLLNRVRDAAFEMQGAQDAPFERIIEAIRPERARDRTPLAQVMFDHQEIPIAETWHGGLRCRPYLAHRGAVQFDLSLLYFVLSDRQQVVLEYRDDLFKRETADAMLDRYLATLGAVCREASRPIHAIDGLSENDLLHLLSAGQGAARPGFPKQTTPALIAATCNRLAKQTALVCGEESLDYATLDSSAASLAASLQRKGIKPGDRIAILLERDLLLPVALLAAWKCGAAYVPLDSANPPERLALVLEDQAPLHVLVSPSLVDRLPPNTTSIVLDPAMLAGTSLPEPVPVNPQDAAYILYTSGSTGKPKGVIVSHGALANFLLSMQEEPGFSQGQRLLAVTTVSFDISALEIFLPLVAGGTVDLVPGCVARDPAALLSRLEATTPDVMQATPATWRMLIDAGWHGSPGMKILCGGEAMDLPLARKLLPLGRELWNLYGPTETTVWSTIWRVPDNPERILIGHPIANTGIHIAGNDGSPLPPGIPGELLISGAGLADGYWQHPDLTAERFVPTPSVEMPRIYRTGDLARWHADGSLECLGRSDGQIKIRGFRVELGEIDAALLSHLGIAEAATVLKDERLVAWYRPTVPGLPASEITAHLRARLPDYMIPAPLVAIDHMPLTASGKIDRKALAARPLPEASIENPVATNAGDPLVTELCQIWAGALGSRNVQPDDDFFALGGHSLVAARLVTEATQRTGITVSLDWLFDRPTPAGMAAQIREKAAPDLAEPRVLPLARGQGGTPLFWCHTLVDGGMGLLPYRETAQLLGDVTDSHGIAEGAHGFDTLAAMATAHVAKIRAAQPRGPYKIAGFCFGGNLAAEIASQLADAGEEIELLCLLEAAPPHPASHHNPWLHLATWQRILSRLPGRVKSFMKRDAEAVLRRLKMKQRAAASEMTRLSRKDGIPDIRGILDLDVLDPESQERATLHWEALHKHQSRLPRAKRIVLIRADDDGWLPRPPTLGWSAPCEIEVHTVPGRHEEFLRRRSAKEVADVMRQVLFPQKA, from the coding sequence ATGACCACCAGAGCACTCACCCTGGACCGTCCAATCGTCGGCCCGCTTCCCGCGGTGCTGGACCAGAGGGCTGCTGCCGATGCCGGGCGGCTGGCCTTCCGGTTTCTCGTGGACGGAGAGGAAAACGAGCGCCTGCTCCACTACGGCGAACTGCTGCGGCAGGCGCGGATCCAAGCCGCGAATCTGGTCGAGGCCGGCGCCTCCGGAAAGCCGGTGCTGTTGATGCACTCGCCCGGTCTGGATTTCATCATCGGCCTTTTCGCCTGCTGGTACGCCGGGGCGATCGCAGTGCCGGCCTACCCACCGAGCGGGAATCGCCACCGGCAACGGCTCGAGGCAATCCTCCGGGATTCCGGCGCGGCCCTCGCCATCGGGGAAACACCCGCCAAGCCCATCCCCGGGGTCAGGGTCCTGACTTGGGAAGAACTCTCCACCGGCCAGCCCTTCGCCGGAGATGCCCCTTATGGGGAAGTCCCCTGCCTGATCCAATACACCTCCGGCTCCACGGCGAAGCCGAAGGGCGTGGTGCTTCATCATCGTCATCTCCGGCAACACCTCGCTGCACTCGGCAATACCGTCCGTGGCCTGGGCATCCGCTCCATGCTGAGCTGGCTGCCGCCCTACCATGACATGGGGCTCATCCTGAAGATCCTCTTCTCCTTCGACTCGGGAGTCCCGCTCACCTTCTTCTCGCCCGATCACTTCGTGCAGCGCCCGGTCCGCTGGCTGCGCGCGATCAGCCGCTACCGCGCCGAATTCAGCGGCGGCCCGAATTTCGCCTTCGATCTCTGCCTGCGCTCGATCCGCGACGAGGAACTCGCCGGCCTCGATCTCTCCTGCTGGACCGCCGCGCCCACCGGCGCCGAGCGGATCCGCATCGATACCCTCCAGCGCTTCACCCGCCGCTTTGCGCCCTACGGCTTCCGGCCGGAGACCTTCCTGCCCGGCTACGGCTTGGCCGAGTCCACCCTCATCGTCACCGCCTGTCGCTCGGGGAAATTCCAGAGCATCTCCCATCATCCCGAAGCCGGCCAGCATGTCTCCTGCGGACCGGTGATCGATGGCCTGTCAGTGCGCATCGCGGATCCTGCCACCGGACAAACCCTGCCGCCCGGAAAGATCGGCGAGATCCGCGTCAAAGGCACCAGCGTCGCCGCGGGCTACTGGAACCACCCGGAGGAAAGCGCCAGGATCTTCGGAGCCGAGGGCGAGCTGCACACCGGCGACCGCGGCTATCTCGAAAACGGCGAACTCCACGTGGTCGGCCGCATCAAGGATCTGATCATCCTCGGCGGCACCAATGTGGCCCCGGAGGATGTCGAGGCCGCCCTGGCCAGTGCCTTCCCGCAGTTCGCCGCCGCCGCTGCCTTCGCGGGCGATACTCCCACCGGTGAAGGGTTGATACTGGCGATCGAATCGCCACGCCTTCCAGAGAAGGAGCTGGCCGAACTTGCCACCGCCATCCGCCGCAGCATTGCCGATTCCCTGGAATTGCCCATCCATCGCATCGTCTTCGTTCGCACCGGCACCCTGCCCCGCACCACCAGCGGGAAGCTCCAGCGCTCCGCCGCACGCGAGGCCTACCAGCAGCGAAAGCTCATCGTCACCTTCGACGAAGCCGCCCTCTCGCCCGCGATTCCGCCGGGCGGCAAGTGGCTGGATGCAGTGCTGGATGCCGTGCGCGAAGTCTCCGGCCGCGATGGCGTGACTGCGGAGGACGACCTGATCGCCTTCGGCCTTAGTTCCATTGAGGCTACCCGCTTGGCCGCCCTCCTGCGAGCCACTACCGGTGTCGAAGTCTCCCTTGCAGAACTCTTCTCAGCGACTTCCTTCGGCCATCTCGCCAGCAGCTTTGAAGGCAGGACCGGCACTCCGCTGCCCGAGATCGTTCCCGGCTCGGGACGTGACAGCGGCCTCCTCACCCACTCGCAGGAGCGCATGGGCTTCCTCCATCAGTTGGAGCCGGAAAGCGCCGCCTATCATGTCTTCGGTGCCCTGGAGTTGGAGGGGCCGCTCGACTCCCTCGCGCTCGAGCGCGCCTACACCACCCTGCTTTCCCGCCACAGCATCCTGCGCAGCCGTCACCGGATGAATGACGGCCGCCTCACGGTGCGCCTCGACGATAGCCCACCGCCGCCCATCGAGCGCAGCAGCGGCCCGCGTGAAGAAGTCCTACACGCCTTCGCCTTGCGGCCATTCGATCTCGCGAATGAATCACCCATCCGCGCGCTGCTGATCGATTGTGGAAAGAACCATCACATCTTCGCGCTGTGTGCCCATCACATCGTCGCTGACGGCTGGTCGGTGCGCCTGCTCGTCCGCGACCTCGCCGCCTACTACGATGCCTTCACCGGCGGCACCCAGGCCCCGTCACCACTGGCTGGACCGGACTACCTCGACTACGCGGCATGGCATCGCCGCTGGATCGAAGACGGTGCCGCCGATGCCGCGACCCTCTACTGGAAGCGCCGTCTAACAGGTCACTCCGGCGTGATGGAACTCGCCACCGATTTCCCGCGACCGGCCAAGCCCTCGTCACTCGGTGGTGCCGTGGAGCGTACCGTGCCAGCCGGCCTCGTCGAACGCGTCACCGCTTTCGCCAAGTCCCGCCGCGTCACGCCCTTCATGGTCCAGCTCGCGGCCTTCCTGCTGCTGCTGCGACGCCACGGCGGCGATGATGATCCAGTGATCGCCGTGCCGGTCGCCAATCGTAACCACGCCGCCGCCGCTGACCTCGTCGGAACCCTCGTCAATACCCTGCCCTTCCGGCTCACGCTCGATCCGTCGGAGACGTTCCTCTCGTTGTTAAACCGCGTCCGCGATGCCGCCTTCGAAATGCAGGGCGCACAGGATGCCCCCTTCGAGCGCATCATCGAGGCCATTCGCCCCGAGCGCGCCCGCGATCGCACCCCGCTCGCCCAGGTGATGTTCGATCACCAGGAAATCCCGATCGCCGAAACCTGGCACGGCGGCCTCCGCTGCCGTCCCTACCTCGCCCATCGCGGCGCGGTGCAGTTCGATCTCAGCCTGCTCTACTTCGTGCTCTCGGACCGCCAGCAAGTGGTGCTCGAATATCGCGACGATCTCTTCAAGAGGGAAACGGCGGACGCGATGCTCGACCGCTATCTCGCGACGCTCGGTGCCGTCTGCCGCGAAGCCTCACGGCCCATCCACGCCATCGACGGTCTATCGGAAAATGACCTCCTCCACCTGCTCTCGGCAGGTCAGGGAGCCGCGCGCCCAGGGTTCCCGAAGCAAACCACTCCCGCGCTCATCGCCGCGACTTGCAACCGTCTCGCAAAACAAACCGCCCTCGTCTGCGGCGAGGAATCGCTCGACTACGCCACCCTCGATTCGAGCGCTGCGTCCTTGGCTGCATCGCTGCAGCGAAAGGGCATCAAGCCCGGTGATCGCATCGCCATTTTGTTAGAGCGCGATCTCCTGCTGCCGGTCGCTTTGCTGGCCGCCTGGAAATGCGGGGCCGCCTACGTTCCGCTGGACTCCGCCAATCCACCCGAGCGTCTCGCGCTGGTGCTGGAGGACCAGGCCCCGCTCCACGTCCTCGTTTCCCCATCGCTCGTCGATCGCCTGCCGCCAAATACGACATCTATCGTACTTGATCCCGCCATGCTTGCGGGCACGAGCCTTCCCGAGCCAGTCCCGGTAAATCCGCAGGACGCCGCCTACATCCTTTACACCTCCGGCTCCACCGGAAAGCCAAAGGGCGTGATCGTTTCCCACGGCGCGCTGGCGAATTTCCTCCTCTCGATGCAGGAGGAACCGGGCTTCAGCCAAGGCCAGCGCCTGCTCGCCGTGACCACCGTGTCCTTCGACATCTCGGCGCTGGAAATCTTCCTGCCTCTCGTCGCCGGCGGCACCGTGGACCTCGTCCCCGGTTGCGTCGCCCGCGATCCCGCCGCACTCCTTTCACGACTCGAAGCGACCACGCCGGACGTGATGCAGGCCACACCCGCCACTTGGCGCATGCTGATCGACGCGGGCTGGCACGGCTCGCCCGGCATGAAGATCCTCTGCGGTGGCGAGGCCATGGACCTGCCGCTCGCCCGCAAGCTGCTCCCGCTCGGCCGCGAACTCTGGAACCTCTACGGCCCCACCGAGACCACCGTGTGGTCCACCATCTGGCGCGTGCCGGACAATCCCGAGCGCATCCTGATCGGCCACCCCATCGCCAATACCGGCATCCACATCGCCGGAAACGATGGCTCCCCGCTCCCTCCCGGCATCCCCGGCGAATTGCTTATTTCCGGCGCGGGCTTGGCCGACGGCTACTGGCAACACCCCGACCTAACAGCTGAACGCTTCGTCCCGACTCCTTCCGTCGAGATGCCCCGGATCTATCGCACCGGCGATCTCGCCCGCTGGCACGCCGATGGCTCGCTCGAATGCCTCGGGCGCTCCGATGGCCAAATCAAGATCCGTGGCTTCCGCGTGGAGCTTGGCGAAATCGATGCCGCCCTGCTCTCCCATCTCGGCATCGCTGAGGCCGCCACCGTGCTCAAGGATGAGCGCCTCGTCGCATGGTATCGCCCCACCGTTCCCGGGCTGCCCGCTTCCGAAATCACCGCGCACCTCCGCGCACGACTTCCGGACTACATGATTCCGGCACCGCTGGTCGCCATCGATCACATGCCTCTGACAGCAAGCGGCAAGATTGATCGCAAGGCCCTCGCCGCGCGCCCGCTGCCCGAAGCCTCCATTGAAAATCCAGTCGCAACGAACGCCGGTGACCCGCTGGTAACCGAACTCTGCCAGATCTGGGCCGGAGCCTTGGGAAGCCGGAACGTCCAACCCGACGACGACTTCTTCGCACTCGGCGGACACTCGCTCGTCGCGGCACGCCTCGTCACGGAAGCTACCCAACGCACCGGCATCACGGTCTCGCTCGATTGGTTGTTCGATCGCCCAACGCCCGCCGGCATGGCCGCGCAAATCCGCGAGAAAGCCGCGCCTGACCTGGCGGAACCGCGGGTGCTACCGCTGGCCCGCGGCCAAGGCGGCACCCCGCTCTTCTGGTGCCACACCCTGGTCGATGGCGGCATGGGACTCCTGCCCTATCGCGAGACGGCACAGTTGTTAGGCGACGTCACCGACTCGCACGGCATCGCCGAAGGGGCGCATGGCTTCGACACGCTGGCCGCCATGGCCACCGCCCACGTCGCGAAGATCCGCGCCGCCCAGCCACGCGGACCTTACAAAATCGCCGGCTTCTGCTTCGGCGGAAATCTCGCCGCGGAAATCGCCTCCCAGCTCGCAGACGCGGGCGAGGAAATCGAGCTGCTCTGCCTGCTGGAGGCTGCTCCGCCTCACCCCGCTTCCCATCACAATCCTTGGCTTCACCTCGCCACTTGGCAGCGCATTCTCTCGCGCCTTCCCGGCCGCGTGAAGAGCTTCATGAAGCGGGACGCTGAAGCCGTGCTTCGCCGCTTGAAAATGAAGCAACGCGCCGCCGCCTCCGAAATGACACGGCTCTCGCGCAAGGACGGCATCCCGGACATCCGCGGCATTCTCGATCTCGATGTCCTCGACCCGGAATCCCAAGAGCGAGCCACCCTTCATTGGGAAGCCCTCCACAAGCACCAGTCGCGTCTGCCCCGGGCCAAGCGCATCGTGCTGATCCGTGCCGATGACGATGGCTGGCTGCCACGCCCGCCCACGCTCGGCTGGTCGGCACCCTGCGAAATCGAAGTCCACACCGTGCCCGGCCGCCACGAGGAATTCCTGCGCCGCCGCTCCGCCAAGGAAGTGGCCGACGTGATGAGGCAGGTGCTCTTTCCCCAGAAGGCCTAA
- a CDS encoding DUF1549 domain-containing protein has product MKSRLFGSLACWLVVLPFVRAAEKPAPADDPVFIAKAARSIDATVAAWYRKEKLEVPAVTDDSTFLRRAFLVAIGRIPTVEEARFFLEIDDANKRVQLIDYLMKSPGYASNMTNWVFDLLRVTDDKPGFNGSFEPYRYWVRTAMENNMPWNEFTHKLLSAKGDGWDPETAAVGYYTRDRGMPLDNLANSMRVFLGSRMECAQCHDDPFGTTERHDFFELAAFTQGQGGEKQDLMKGLWDEINDGEKRRSTDYDVAQVMWDRVYGLSLGGTGEGKIKLPEDYQYRDGQPGQLIGAKTPFGKGVRISEKNDKGGGREMLAEWVTNKTGEQFASVAANRMWKHVMGRGVYEPVDEYKATKELHNPELMATLISLMGELNYDLRAFQKVLLNTKTFQFVPNPEPAKVATGDDFHGRQLSRLSAEQLWDSLITLASGDPDKKPRRSLDDRIYVGRKPVLVGKKNMVQVSKEVLALDSEAAVRSYFDKLLEEVKKGGGGGGGDSMGMMAKVQTYDSKAQVRASELPSPAPRNHLLYLFGQSDRIVVEGASREPNVGQVLSLMNGYVQEQLVNNSGAHLYKSLEGAGSDEEKIRRLYITILNRPPTSEEMGWMQDEVKKSGQNGYRNIVSALVMSSEFLFLQ; this is encoded by the coding sequence ATGAAATCTCGCCTTTTCGGTTCCCTCGCCTGTTGGCTGGTGGTGCTGCCCTTTGTCCGCGCTGCGGAGAAGCCAGCTCCCGCGGACGATCCTGTCTTCATCGCCAAAGCCGCCCGATCCATCGACGCCACGGTGGCGGCCTGGTACCGGAAGGAGAAGCTGGAGGTGCCGGCGGTGACGGATGACTCCACATTCCTGCGCCGTGCCTTCCTGGTCGCCATCGGGCGCATCCCGACGGTCGAGGAGGCCCGCTTTTTCCTGGAAATCGACGACGCGAACAAACGCGTCCAGCTCATCGACTACCTGATGAAGTCGCCGGGCTACGCGAGCAACATGACCAACTGGGTCTTCGACCTGTTGCGGGTGACGGATGACAAGCCGGGCTTCAACGGCAGCTTCGAGCCGTATCGCTACTGGGTACGCACGGCGATGGAGAACAACATGCCGTGGAACGAATTCACCCACAAGCTGCTCTCTGCGAAGGGTGACGGCTGGGATCCGGAGACGGCGGCGGTCGGCTACTACACCCGTGACCGCGGCATGCCGCTCGACAACCTGGCGAACTCGATGCGGGTTTTCCTCGGCTCCCGGATGGAGTGTGCGCAGTGCCACGATGATCCCTTCGGCACCACCGAGCGGCACGATTTCTTCGAACTGGCGGCCTTCACCCAAGGTCAGGGTGGAGAGAAGCAGGACCTGATGAAGGGTCTGTGGGATGAGATCAACGATGGCGAAAAGCGCCGCTCGACGGATTACGACGTGGCGCAGGTCATGTGGGATCGCGTCTACGGGCTCAGCCTCGGCGGTACCGGCGAGGGCAAGATCAAGCTGCCCGAAGACTACCAGTATCGCGATGGCCAGCCGGGCCAGTTGATCGGTGCGAAGACTCCGTTCGGCAAGGGCGTCCGCATTTCCGAGAAGAACGACAAGGGCGGCGGCCGTGAGATGCTCGCCGAGTGGGTCACGAACAAGACGGGAGAGCAGTTCGCATCCGTCGCAGCGAACCGCATGTGGAAGCATGTGATGGGCCGCGGGGTGTATGAGCCGGTCGACGAATACAAGGCGACCAAGGAACTCCACAACCCGGAGCTGATGGCCACGCTGATCTCGCTGATGGGCGAGCTCAACTATGACCTGCGGGCTTTCCAGAAGGTGCTGCTGAATACCAAGACCTTCCAATTCGTGCCGAATCCGGAGCCGGCGAAGGTGGCTACCGGTGATGACTTCCATGGTCGCCAGCTTTCCCGCCTGTCGGCAGAGCAGCTGTGGGACTCGCTGATCACGCTGGCCTCCGGCGATCCGGACAAGAAGCCGCGCCGCAGCCTGGACGACCGGATCTATGTCGGCCGCAAGCCGGTGCTGGTCGGCAAGAAGAACATGGTGCAGGTGTCCAAGGAGGTGCTGGCCCTCGATTCCGAAGCCGCGGTGCGCTCCTACTTCGACAAGCTGCTCGAAGAAGTGAAGAAGGGCGGCGGCGGTGGTGGTGGCGATAGCATGGGCATGATGGCCAAGGTGCAGACCTATGACAGCAAGGCCCAGGTCCGCGCTTCCGAGCTGCCCAGCCCCGCTCCCCGCAACCACCTGCTCTACCTCTTCGGTCAGTCCGACCGCATCGTTGTCGAAGGCGCAAGCCGTGAGCCGAACGTGGGCCAGGTGCTCTCGCTGATGAACGGCTACGTGCAGGAGCAGTTGGTCAACAACTCCGGTGCGCACCTTTACAAGAGTCTCGAAGGCGCGGGCAGCGACGAGGAGAAGATCCGCCGTCTCTACATCACCATCCTCAATCGTCCGCCGACCTCCGAGGAGATGGGCTGGATGCAAGACGAGGTGAAAAAGTCCGGCCAGAACGGCTACCGCAACATCGTCTCGGCGCTGGTGATGTCCTCCGAGTTCCTTTTCCTCCAATAA
- a CDS encoding DUF1501 domain-containing protein, whose product MNARDFNRFDEPTRRSFITNAAKMYLGVQLMPFFNSAAAAAPAAATEAVKAKAKAVIYLYMSGGMSHIDTFDPKPKKKEVMGPMEAIPTKASDIFVGKNLPKTAEVMDKVCVINSMTSRQGAHEQGTYIMHTSYEMRGTVKHPSLGAWVMKLGGRTNPEIPGFVAIDSSADTSGGGFFGAKFAAAPIGSPTEGLQDSKKPGEVSKEDFERRLSLADRLNKQFHGKYQNADVKSYEELYQEAIKLMNSKDLKAFNINDESASVRSTYGDGRFAQGCMLARRLVEHGVKFVEVQLGGWDTHFDNFAAVEGRCKEFDQAYAGLLKDLESKGMLKDTLVVVATEFGRTPTIKTEHQNGRDHHPAAFTCLLAGGGVKGGYKHGETDPKGERVKDKPVMVQDFNATIANAMGLPHDLVVMSPSGRPFKFADKGVPVADVFA is encoded by the coding sequence ATGAACGCCCGCGATTTCAACCGTTTCGACGAGCCGACCCGCCGCAGCTTCATCACGAATGCCGCGAAGATGTACCTCGGGGTGCAGCTGATGCCCTTCTTCAACAGCGCCGCAGCGGCGGCTCCTGCCGCAGCCACCGAAGCCGTGAAGGCAAAGGCCAAGGCTGTGATCTACCTCTACATGTCCGGTGGCATGAGCCACATCGACACCTTCGACCCCAAGCCGAAGAAGAAGGAGGTGATGGGGCCGATGGAAGCCATCCCGACCAAGGCCAGCGACATCTTCGTCGGCAAGAACCTGCCCAAGACCGCCGAGGTCATGGACAAGGTCTGCGTGATCAACTCGATGACGTCCCGCCAAGGTGCCCACGAGCAGGGCACCTACATCATGCACACCAGCTATGAAATGCGTGGCACGGTGAAGCATCCATCGCTCGGTGCGTGGGTGATGAAGCTCGGTGGCCGCACGAATCCCGAGATCCCCGGATTCGTGGCGATCGACTCGTCCGCGGATACGTCCGGTGGTGGATTCTTCGGCGCGAAGTTTGCCGCCGCTCCGATCGGCAGCCCGACGGAAGGCCTGCAGGATTCGAAGAAGCCGGGCGAGGTTTCGAAGGAAGACTTCGAGCGGCGCCTGTCGCTGGCCGACCGGCTTAACAAGCAGTTCCACGGCAAGTATCAGAATGCCGATGTGAAGTCCTACGAGGAGCTCTATCAGGAAGCGATCAAGCTGATGAACAGCAAGGATCTGAAGGCTTTCAACATCAACGACGAGTCCGCCTCGGTGCGCTCGACTTATGGTGACGGCCGCTTTGCGCAGGGCTGCATGCTGGCCCGCCGCCTGGTGGAGCACGGTGTGAAGTTCGTGGAGGTCCAGCTGGGTGGCTGGGACACTCACTTCGATAACTTCGCGGCCGTCGAAGGTCGCTGCAAGGAGTTCGACCAAGCTTACGCGGGCCTGCTGAAGGATCTCGAGTCGAAGGGCATGCTCAAGGATACCTTGGTTGTCGTGGCGACCGAATTCGGCCGCACGCCGACGATCAAGACGGAGCACCAGAACGGTCGCGATCACCATCCGGCTGCGTTCACCTGTCTGCTCGCGGGTGGCGGCGTGAAGGGCGGCTACAAGCACGGCGAGACCGATCCAAAGGGCGAACGCGTGAAGGACAAGCCAGTGATGGTGCAGGACTTCAATGCGACCATCGCCAATGCGATGGGCCTGCCGCACGACCTCGTGGTGATGTCGCCTTCGGGCCGTCCCTTCAAGTTCGCCGACAAGGGCGTGCCGGTGGCGGACGTGTTTGCGTGA